In Crassostrea angulata isolate pt1a10 chromosome 6, ASM2561291v2, whole genome shotgun sequence, a genomic segment contains:
- the LOC128187621 gene encoding uncharacterized protein LOC128187621, protein MNGSTGIITSPGYPGNYPNNAAYIWTLKTENLKASVIFNFQDFDIKKYKDTSYCEDYLEIYTTEPCCFRAIHRCGKFEPFSLTVNGSIITIHFVSDHLHNTKGFNLTWKVNIPRTPAVSKTSKWTSKIQTKSSAKTMSTTGPKRCGTTDRGIPTSKTENIMRTSCMSSYFDLYWLLIYGLLFHLKHFNNFFYIFIVIQLTRTVPKTKSWPARPALTERSSRRPQLHTAARDGPQTVVQPTPPQASTSPVELSAPQSPTTSVSAIQVTEPTVPKGDLAIKIQRDEMIIYLVAGIGVVELILIALVIYIVRQRRSKMSIGQNAKDKNHPVPRKSVASDGNLYESIPLEHFSIEDAIPEEDEVYIEVPEHMYDKTFEHRPRVNVNPNLYHLISELKTKNISE, encoded by the exons ATGAATGGTTCTACCGGTATCATAACCTCTCCAGGTTATCCTGGAAACTATCCCAACAACGCTGCCTATATATGGACactaaaaacagaaaatctgaAAGCCAGTGTCATCTTTAATTTTCAGGACTTCGACATCAAAAAGTATAAGGACACTTCATATTGTGAGGATTATTTAGAG ATCTATACAACAGAACCGTGTTGCTTTAGGGCCATCCATAGATGCGGTAAATTTGAACCTTTCAGTCTGACAGTAAATGGAAGCATCATAACCATTCACTTTGTGTCTGATCACTTGCACAACACCAAGGGATTTAACTTGACATGGAAAG TAAATATACCAAGAACACCCGCGGTGAGTAAAACTTCTAAATGGACCTCAAAAATACAAACGAAATCCTCAGCCAAAACCATGTCTACGACTGGACCAAAGAGGTGTGGAACAACAGATCGTGGAATACCGACatcaaaaacagaaaatattatGAGAACAAGCTGTATGtct TCATATTTTGACCTATATTGGTTACTTATATATGGGctactttttcatttaaaacactttaacaattttttctatatttttattgtaatacAATTAACGCGAACTGTGCCAAAGACTAAGTCATGGCCAGCAAGACCAGCCCTTACGGAGCGGTCGTCCAGGCGACCTCAACTTCACACCGCGGCTAGGGATGGGCCCCAGACAGTAGTGCAGCCGACACCCCCACAGGCATCTACAAGCCCAGTTGAACTGTCGGCGCCACAGTCGCCCACAACCAGTGTTAGTGCAATACAGGTCACCGAGCCAACTGTGCCGAAAG GTGACCTTGCCATCAAAATACAGAGAGATGAGATGATAA TATATTTAGTCGCTGGGATCGGTGTTGTAGAACTCATATTGATTGCCTTGGTGATATACATTGTAAGACAAAGACGGTCAAAAATGAG TATTGGGCAAAATGCCAAGGATAAAAATCACCCAGTACCGCGCAAATCAGTGGCCAGTGATGGAAACCTCTACGAAAGTATTCCTTTGGAACACTTCTCGATTGAAGACGCCATACCGGAAGAAGATGAGGTGTATATCGAAGTGCCGGAACATATGTACGACAAAACCTTCGAACATAGACCACGTGTTAACGTCAACCCCAACTTGTACCATCTGATATCCGAGCTTAAAACGAAAAACATATCAGAGTAA
- the LOC128189773 gene encoding uncharacterized protein LOC128189773 isoform X1 gives MSLLPLLYLIPYVIGQMFSVHQDITASKNGSSGTFTSPGYPGNYPNNANYTWTLTTGDSNARVVINITDFSVVRYRFTSKCEDYLQVERTEPNYALISKRCGDFAPFNLECTGKIFVVTFVSDSIHNARGFYLSWQVYIPDTTTKRTTTTTREITTKPSTTTTEIHVTTTTKPTTSTTELTIKKTEERTTTETSKTTSSRTTTPNPRAKKSTREILTLPSALLTSNQKQPRTHTNGPFTKTTESYIVNEGANNQTATFNLREISMNLSMDKKLKLHSTLKGLSLYFQFLFKNLFLSAYLISAIVVIEVILTAIGIYFVKQRRINFRNPGCEEVNKIKTNPYSTSTLSRDCGHGNYEIIQLNEASNNHTLHQTGYNECTYIEVIEHEYDYTYGDIKPVSDNTV, from the exons ATGAGCCTTCTCCCGCTACTTTATCTGATACCTTATGTGATTG GGCAGATGTTTTCCGTCCACCAAGATATCACCGCTTCGAAAAATGGTAGTAGCGGTACTTTTACGTCACCTGGTTATCCTGGAAATTATCCAAACAATGCAAATTACACATGGACCTTGACAACTGGAGATTCCAACGCAAGGGTCGTAATAAACATTACTGACTTTAGTGTAGTAAGGTACCGCTTTACTTCAAAGTGTGAGGATTATTTACAG GTAGAGAGAACAGAACCGAATTACGCTCTAATTTCCAAGAGATGTGGTGATTTCGCTCCATTTAACCTTGAGTGCACTGGGAAGATTTTCGTCGTAACATTTGTGTCGGATAGCATTCACAACGCTAGAGGGTTTTATTTGTCCTGGCAAG TATACATACCTGATACAACAACAAAACgaacgacaacaacaacaagaGAGATAACAACAAAACCATCGACAACAACAACagagatacatgtaacaacaacaacaaaaccaacaacatcaacaacagagttaacaataaagaaaacagAAGAACGAACGACAACAGAAACATCCAAGACAACATCATCAAGAACAACAACACCAAATCCCAGAGCAAAAAAATCAACAAGGGAGATCCTTACGTTGCCGTCAGCTTTGTTGACGTCGAACCAAAAACAACCAAGGACACACACAAATGGTCCATTTACAAAGACTACAGAGTCGTATATAGTAAACGAAGGag CAAATAATCAAACAGCTACGTTTAATCTACGAGAGATAAGTATGAATTTAAGCATGgataagaaattgaaattgcaCAGTACATTAAAAGGGTTGTCGTTGTACTTTCAATTCttattcaaaaatctttttctttcagCATATTTGATCTCAGCTATTGTAGTGATAGAAGTTATTTTGACCGCCATTggtatatattttgtgaaacAACGTCGGATAAACTTCAG GAATCCAGGATGCGAGGAAGTCAACAAGATCAAAACAAATCCCTACTCTACCTCTACTCTCTCAAGAGACTGTGGTCATGGAAATTACGAAATTATTCAACTGAATGAAGCATCCAATAATCACACCCTACATCAAACTGGATATAATGAGTGTACGTACATTGAAGTTATTGAACATGAGTATGACTACACATATGGAGACATAAAACCAGTCAGCGACAATACTGTGTGA
- the LOC128189773 gene encoding uncharacterized protein LOC128189773 isoform X2, whose protein sequence is MSLLPLLYLIPYVIGQMFSVHQDITASKNGSSGTFTSPGYPGNYPNNANYTWTLTTGDSNARVVINITDFSVVRYRFTSKCEDYLQVERTEPNYALISKRCGDFAPFNLECTGKIFVVTFVSDSIHNARGFYLSWQVYIPDTTTKRTTTTTREITTKPSTTTTEIHVTTTTKPTTSTTELTIKKTEERTTTETSKTTSSRTTTPNPRAKKSTREILTLPSALLTSNQKQPRTHTNGPFTKTTESYIVNEGANNQTATFNLREITYLISAIVVIEVILTAIGIYFVKQRRINFRNPGCEEVNKIKTNPYSTSTLSRDCGHGNYEIIQLNEASNNHTLHQTGYNECTYIEVIEHEYDYTYGDIKPVSDNTV, encoded by the exons ATGAGCCTTCTCCCGCTACTTTATCTGATACCTTATGTGATTG GGCAGATGTTTTCCGTCCACCAAGATATCACCGCTTCGAAAAATGGTAGTAGCGGTACTTTTACGTCACCTGGTTATCCTGGAAATTATCCAAACAATGCAAATTACACATGGACCTTGACAACTGGAGATTCCAACGCAAGGGTCGTAATAAACATTACTGACTTTAGTGTAGTAAGGTACCGCTTTACTTCAAAGTGTGAGGATTATTTACAG GTAGAGAGAACAGAACCGAATTACGCTCTAATTTCCAAGAGATGTGGTGATTTCGCTCCATTTAACCTTGAGTGCACTGGGAAGATTTTCGTCGTAACATTTGTGTCGGATAGCATTCACAACGCTAGAGGGTTTTATTTGTCCTGGCAAG TATACATACCTGATACAACAACAAAACgaacgacaacaacaacaagaGAGATAACAACAAAACCATCGACAACAACAACagagatacatgtaacaacaacaacaaaaccaacaacatcaacaacagagttaacaataaagaaaacagAAGAACGAACGACAACAGAAACATCCAAGACAACATCATCAAGAACAACAACACCAAATCCCAGAGCAAAAAAATCAACAAGGGAGATCCTTACGTTGCCGTCAGCTTTGTTGACGTCGAACCAAAAACAACCAAGGACACACACAAATGGTCCATTTACAAAGACTACAGAGTCGTATATAGTAAACGAAGGag CAAATAATCAAACAGCTACGTTTAATCTACGAGAGATAA CATATTTGATCTCAGCTATTGTAGTGATAGAAGTTATTTTGACCGCCATTggtatatattttgtgaaacAACGTCGGATAAACTTCAG GAATCCAGGATGCGAGGAAGTCAACAAGATCAAAACAAATCCCTACTCTACCTCTACTCTCTCAAGAGACTGTGGTCATGGAAATTACGAAATTATTCAACTGAATGAAGCATCCAATAATCACACCCTACATCAAACTGGATATAATGAGTGTACGTACATTGAAGTTATTGAACATGAGTATGACTACACATATGGAGACATAAAACCAGTCAGCGACAATACTGTGTGA
- the LOC128187622 gene encoding uncharacterized protein LOC128187622 has protein sequence MMLRSKRKSKSPYARPTRAPAAARKAVSVSNSNRQTPDDADPQAVAKATESLNLDTHSDGSGPALHQPLILGPSSSMAAHSSVIIQSTSWLYFGPAEHQAGRPDCRILQQAIAGNFCSPSRVASNTWLLVIIIYND, from the exons ATGATGTTACGGTCAAAAAGGAAATCAAAATCCCCATATGCCAGGCCAACACGTGCACCGGCCGCCGCCAGAAAAGCAGTGTCAGTCAGTAATAGCAACCGCCAGACACCTGATGATGCTGACCCCCAGGCAGTAGCAAAGGCAACGGAATCATTGAATTTGGATACCCACTCTGATGGCAGTGGTCCAGCGTTACATCAACCACTCATACTTGGACCTTCATCGTCAATGGCAGCCCATTCATCAG TTATAATCCAATCAACGTCATGGCTTTACTTTGGTCCTGCTGAACATCAAGCTGGTCGGCCAGACTGcagaattttgcaacaagccaTCGCTGGCAACTTCTGTTCACCGTCCAGGGTTGCCAGCAATACATGGCTCCTtgttatcattatatataatgACTAA